In the Verrucomicrobiia bacterium genome, one interval contains:
- a CDS encoding redoxin domain-containing protein gives MLAVVAVLAALLGGRVQRWVVSVLVLRSDAPSDAAIAAIAEAEGYSTAVLGRIWLSGATSSRLFVMDYLSHSATRAPATPEGLQPLILEAVRDFDPGVREMGFTLLGSHKYPDLRRLLHEQLADPDAALRVLGLQHLLPMANSNDVAIVWPLLNDEDPRVVVCAATVLRRVTGQDFGIRLSQALPRFAAFGDAPLPNPDWAAIQPGRDALDAWLRGHRAEFPSSSLALPAGPLPVRQPPFDFSLEDLAGRRIRLSALRGKTVVLAFWNATNQITFNDAATLRSILARRGDRLAVVATDVSSLADHHHEDGDDHAADEIEPKTSTRCHDGPSAAASPSIQVKTVLPDAASQLVPGLNMVFDREGRLASRFSVNELPSYVIFDAEGRPVRRVTGSRTRKAFERMIGDATISRH, from the coding sequence GTGCTGGCCGTCGTCGCCGTCCTGGCGGCCCTGTTGGGTGGCCGCGTGCAGCGGTGGGTAGTGTCGGTTCTTGTCTTGCGTTCGGATGCTCCATCTGATGCGGCAATCGCGGCAATTGCCGAGGCGGAAGGGTATTCGACAGCTGTGCTTGGCCGGATCTGGCTGTCCGGGGCCACTTCGTCACGGTTGTTTGTAATGGACTACCTGAGCCACTCAGCGACACGAGCGCCAGCAACGCCCGAAGGTCTTCAGCCGCTAATTCTTGAGGCCGTCCGCGATTTCGATCCAGGGGTACGGGAGATGGGCTTTACTCTCTTGGGGTCGCACAAGTACCCGGATCTGCGGCGCCTTCTCCACGAACAACTCGCGGACCCGGATGCGGCCCTTCGCGTCCTCGGCCTTCAGCACCTTCTTCCGATGGCGAATTCCAATGATGTGGCGATCGTGTGGCCCCTGTTGAATGACGAGGATCCGAGAGTCGTCGTGTGTGCGGCCACAGTCCTGCGCCGGGTGACCGGGCAGGACTTCGGGATTCGCCTGAGCCAGGCGTTGCCCCGCTTCGCCGCCTTCGGGGATGCCCCGCTGCCAAATCCGGATTGGGCTGCTATTCAGCCTGGCCGGGACGCTCTTGACGCCTGGTTGCGTGGCCATCGGGCGGAGTTCCCCAGCAGCAGCTTGGCCCTGCCCGCCGGACCGTTGCCGGTCCGCCAGCCGCCGTTCGACTTCTCGTTGGAAGACCTGGCTGGCAGGCGCATACGTCTCTCGGCGTTACGCGGCAAGACGGTAGTGCTGGCCTTCTGGAATGCTACCAATCAGATTACGTTTAACGATGCAGCTACGCTTCGATCGATCTTGGCGAGACGCGGAGATCGCCTGGCGGTTGTGGCGACTGACGTGAGTTCGCTGGCGGACCATCACCATGAGGACGGCGACGATCATGCAGCCGACGAGATCGAACCGAAAACCAGCACGAGGTGCCACGACGGCCCAAGCGCCGCGGCGAGCCCGAGCATCCAGGTGAAGACGGTTTTGCCCGATGCTGCGAGTCAACTCGTGCCTGGCCTGAACATGGTTTTCGACCGCGAGGGCCGACTGGCTTCTCGCTTCTCGGTGAACGAGCTTCCCAGTTATGTGATCTTCGACGCCGAAGGGCGCCCTGTCCGGCGCGTCACGGGGAGCCGTACCAGGAAGGCGTTCGAACGGATGATCGGCGACGCCACGATTTCACGCCATTAG